From Toxorhynchites rutilus septentrionalis strain SRP chromosome 2, ASM2978413v1, whole genome shotgun sequence, a single genomic window includes:
- the LOC129767775 gene encoding uncharacterized protein LOC129767775 gives MDARCWIAIFCTVSLCSFSTAWLYPCKRYGFGSYTIMKQCTLEKVFINQETALYRVFFPPVDLAIYSGYIPSFNEAVAERLSNKTKRLSIMFCGVEDVFLKDTLKSVDLRFNLLSKVQFRSAKALQIWTLHLDYNLLRDASFVQNMEALVILTLSNNIISTLSWNTFRRLRKLVTLNIGGNLIKSIDSEADFKLPALKRLELAENRMEYFELSRLNFQAVRELNVSSNQLLSVNMFHFGRTFPALESVDINHNPWNCGRKHRLEDRMDLKGIRNEKSQIPPRISCHENKLETVALTTPEEVDEITHNFRQLEYVYADQLSGNEAKQRLAMAEERISYLMYDLNATDVAVQKLKQKASHLFQLYNLRTTSRNFNMPS, from the exons ATGGATGCCCGCTGTTGGATTGC CATATTTTGTACAGTGAGCTTATGCAGTTTCAGTACAGCATGGCTTTATCCTTGCAAACGATATGGATTTGGTTCCTACACTATCATGAAACAGTGCACTCTCGAGAAAGTTTTCATCAACCAGGAAACTGCACTTTATCGTGTATTTTTTCCACCTGTCGATCTGGCAATCTACTCTGGATACATACCAAGCTTCAACGAGGCGGTTGCCGAACGTCTgagcaacaaaacaaaacgtcTATCGATCATGTTCTGTGGAGTGGAGGACGTATTCCTGAAGGACACTTTGAAAAGCGTCGATCTGCGTTTCAATCTTTTATCCAAGGTGCAGTTCCGATCTGCGAAAGCGTTGCAAATTTGGACACTTCATTTGGATTACAACCTCTTGAGAGACGCTTCGTTTGTGCAGAATATGGAAGCTCTTGTGATACTAACGCTGAGCAATAACATAATTAGCACGCTGAGTTGGAATACGTTTAGGCGACTGAGGAAATTGGTTACCCTTAATATTGGCGGTAACCTAATCAAAAGCATCGACAGTGAGGCGGATTTCAAGTTGCCCGCTCTGAAACGCCTCGAACTCGCTGAGAATCGAatggaatatttcgagctttcACGCCTGAACTTTCAAGCCGTCAGGGAACTTAATGTTTCCTCTAATCAACTGCTTTCCGTGAACATGTTCCACTTTGGCAGAACATTTCCGGCTTTGGAATCGGTGGATATCAATCATAATCCGTGGAATTGCGGCCGAAAGCATCGGCTGGAAGATAGGATGGATCTGAAAGGCATTCGGAACGAGAAATCTCAGATTCCACCGCGAATCAGCTGCCACGAAAATAAACTTGAAACGGTTGCTCTCACAACACCGGAAGAAGTGGACGAAATTACCCACAATTTCAGACAACTTGAATATGTCTACGCGGATCAACTGAGCGGAAACGAGGCCAAACAACGGCTGGCGATGGCAGAGGAAAGGATATCCTATTTGATGTACGATTTGAATGCGACCGACGTGGCAGTGCAGAAACTAAAACAGAAAGCAAGTCATCTGTTCCAGCTGTACAATTTACGAACGACGTCACGTAACTTCAATATGCCCAGCTGA